The sequence below is a genomic window from Tindallia magadiensis.
AGTTGGACTAATGGAAGATATAAGAAGAGTGGTAAATGTAAATAAAGAAGTCGATGTGCTAGACGTAACGCATATCGAAAAAGATTCTACAAAAGAACCGTCCCCTTGTGTTTTTCTTCTTGTGTTTTGTCCTTGTGATTTGGGTAGCTTAAGCTTTATAGCTGGATAAAATGAAGCAAGAAATATATCTGATGGGAGTAGATCGTTATGAAAAGTCAAAGGATTGGTATCGCATTAGGAGGCGGTGGAAGCCGAGGCTTTGCCCACTTGGGGGTCTTAGAGGCGCTGAGGGAAAAGGGAATATTCCCTGATGTAATTGCCGGAACCAGTGCTGGTTCTATCGTGGGTGCCTTGATGGCAGCGGGAAAAACACCGGGTGAAATTATGAGTATCATGAAAGAAAACAAGTTAGGCGATTATGCCAAAATCGGTCTCCCCACGGAGGGTTTTATGTCTCTGGATGGTCTGAAAGAGCAGTTGGAATCAACGCTTCCCAGTGATGATTTCCATCAACTTAAGCATAAACTGATTGTAGCTGTTTCAAACCTTCTAACCGGCCAGGTTGAATACCTTTCAGAAGGCAGTATTTCTCTGGCGGTTCAAGCTTCTTCGTCCATTCCAATTCTTTTTTCTCCTGTGGAAATCAATGGCCAATGGTACGTGGATGGCGGACTCCTGGATAACCTCCCTGTAAAGCCGCTGCTGGATGTTTGTGACAAAATCATCGCAGTGGACGTTATGCCGCTGGAAAAACTGGAAAAGCTGGATGGAATTACCGAAGTTGCTGCCAGGGTTTTTCAAATTAGTGTGGTCAGCCGTCCGGATGAGCACATGGATGACTGTGATTTGGTAATTCGACTGGAAGAACTGGAAAATTATCAGATTCTTGACACGGATCATGCTGATGAAATATATGAAATTGGTTACAACTATGTAAAAAATTTAGACCTTTCTGCTTTATCATCTTAAAGTGCTATCACAGACTACGGGGACCCAATTAATCAAACTACCTTGAAAGGAAGGAAAGAAATGCCCTCTAAAGAATTACGCGAAGAAGCGGAAGCGTCAAAATTTGGATTTTTTGGCGGTGTTTTTACACCGAGTTTGTTGACGATTTTAGGAGTTATTATGTTTTTGCGTTTATCTAATGTTGTGGGATACGCAGGATTGTGGAACGCATTGCTGATTCTTCTTTTTGCCAAGGCTATCAGTGTCATCACAGCACTTTCCATCTCTTCCATTGCCACGAACATGAGGGTCCAGGGCGGCGGAGCCTATTACCTAATCAGCCGAAGCCTCGGGGTTGAGTTCGGTGGTGTGATTGCCATTTTTTTCTATATTGCCCAGGCAATAGCCGTTACCATGTATGTTGCAGGTTTCACGGAGGCGATCCTTTCAGCACTTCCTGGTCTGGGGCTGTCCTATACAATGATAGCAACCATAACCAATGTCATTGTTTTTATTTTTGTGTTCATTGGAGCTGGATGGACAATCCGCTTTCAGTATGGAATTCTCGCCATTCTAATGCTTTCCATAGTCTCATTTTTTGTAGGTGCATTTCAGGATTTCTCGCCAGAGCTATTGCGTTCTAATTTAGTGCCTGCCTGGACTCCGGACTACTCATTCTTTACCGTCTTTGCACTTTTCTTTCCTGCGGTTACAGGAATCATGGCTGGCGTAAACATGTCCGGCGACTTAAAGGATCCGGAGCGGGCCATTCCCCTGGGAACCTTTGCCAGCATAGGCTTTTCCACACTGATTTATGCAGCGATTGCCTTTCTTTTGGCCGGATCGGTATCACGTAACGCACTGGTTGGTGACGGGTTTGTCATGCGGGATCAGGCGCTTTTTCCTGTGCTCATCTATGCGGGCGTGATCTCCGCCACCCTTTCTTCAGCCCTTGGCAGCATGATGGGTGCGCCCAGAATCCTGCAGGCATTTGCTCGAGATAACATCTTCAAGCGACTACGGTGGTTTGCCAAAGGTAGTGGTAAGTCCAATGAGCCCCGGCGGGCTGTCATACTAACGTTTTTGATTGCACAGGTCGGTGTTTTTGCTGGTGATCTCAACACAATTGCACCAATCATCACCATGTTCTTTCTGTTAACCTACGGTACTGTGAACTTGGCCTGTTTTTATGAAGGGCGTTCTAAAAATCCAAGTTTTCGTCCCACCTTCCGCTTCAATCACTGGTCTGTAGCTTTCCTGGGAGCGTTGAGTTGTCTCGGTGTCATGTTCTTGATCAATCCTATATGGGCTGTCATTGCCCTGATCCTGTCCGGAGGCCTTTATTTCCTTATTGCACGATCAGAGATTCAGGTGAAGTGGGGGGATGTGGATGGCGGACTCTCTTTTCAGGTTGCCCGAAAAGCACTGCTACGGCTAGAACGGGAGAAATATCACCCGAAAAACTGGCGCCCCTCCGTTCTGGTATTGGGCGGCGGAGTTGGCAGCCGTCTTTATCTTACACAGTACGCCTGCTGGTTTACCGTTGACAGCGGAATGGTTTCCATCGCCCAGATTATTCAGGGTGAATTGGAGGATTTGCATACCCGTCGTTATGAAGCTGAAAATATTCTTCGTAAGTTCATTCTCAAGGAGAGGCTTCCGGCTTTCCCTGTTGCTATCGTAGAAAAGGACATTCATGCCGGAGTAAAGTCACTTCTGCAGTGTCACGGCATCGGTGGTATGCGCCCCAACGCTATTCTCTTGGGATGGAGCAAAGACAGTGAGAAGGAAGAAGTTTTTTACGACACCCTGTATACTGCAAAAAATATGAAGCGAAG
It includes:
- a CDS encoding patatin-like phospholipase family protein; the encoded protein is MKSQRIGIALGGGGSRGFAHLGVLEALREKGIFPDVIAGTSAGSIVGALMAAGKTPGEIMSIMKENKLGDYAKIGLPTEGFMSLDGLKEQLESTLPSDDFHQLKHKLIVAVSNLLTGQVEYLSEGSISLAVQASSSIPILFSPVEINGQWYVDGGLLDNLPVKPLLDVCDKIIAVDVMPLEKLEKLDGITEVAARVFQISVVSRPDEHMDDCDLVIRLEELENYQILDTDHADEIYEIGYNYVKNLDLSALSS
- a CDS encoding amino acid permease, yielding MPSKELREEAEASKFGFFGGVFTPSLLTILGVIMFLRLSNVVGYAGLWNALLILLFAKAISVITALSISSIATNMRVQGGGAYYLISRSLGVEFGGVIAIFFYIAQAIAVTMYVAGFTEAILSALPGLGLSYTMIATITNVIVFIFVFIGAGWTIRFQYGILAILMLSIVSFFVGAFQDFSPELLRSNLVPAWTPDYSFFTVFALFFPAVTGIMAGVNMSGDLKDPERAIPLGTFASIGFSTLIYAAIAFLLAGSVSRNALVGDGFVMRDQALFPVLIYAGVISATLSSALGSMMGAPRILQAFARDNIFKRLRWFAKGSGKSNEPRRAVILTFLIAQVGVFAGDLNTIAPIITMFFLLTYGTVNLACFYEGRSKNPSFRPTFRFNHWSVAFLGALSCLGVMFLINPIWAVIALILSGGLYFLIARSEIQVKWGDVDGGLSFQVARKALLRLEREKYHPKNWRPSVLVLGGGVGSRLYLTQYACWFTVDSGMVSIAQIIQGELEDLHTRRYEAENILRKFILKERLPAFPVAIVEKDIHAGVKSLLQCHGIGGMRPNAILLGWSKDSEKEEVFYDTLYTAKNMKRSLIIIASKMNEEKVFIPRGAINIWWNSAKNVELMLLLAFMLRNNREWRDHSIRILRPVAPKADVDNIEKEMQDLLVQARIDAEIVIMPTDKPFEAVRRSMTPSAILFAGFEPVEDDEEEGESKETTAEKSSEDTLIETLHRTVDLPGDVVLVYNAGEVSVKA